From the genome of Streptomyces sp. NBC_01341, one region includes:
- a CDS encoding acyl-CoA dehydrogenase family protein — protein sequence MNLELSEEQEAVRQLAEDFVAREITPHVVEWDRAESVDKSIVKKLGALGFLGLTIPEEYGGSGGDHLAYCLVTEELGRGDSSVRGIVSVSLGLVAKTIASWGSEEQKRRWLPPLTAGDAVGCFGLTEPGTGSDAGNLTTRAVRDVGGTSRSSEAGSGGEYVLNGTKMFITNGTWADVVLLFARTGDAPGHRGISAFLVPADSPGLTRRTVHGKLGLRGQATAELVLEDVRVPASAMLGPEGKGFSVAMSALAKGRMSVAAGCVGIAQAALDAAVRYAGEREQFGKPIASYQLVQELISDISVDVDAARMLTWRVADLVDRGQDFATAASTAKLFASEAAVRAANNALQVFGGYGYIDEYPVGKLVRDARVMTLYEGTSQIQKLIIGRALTGVSAF from the coding sequence ATGAACCTGGAGCTGAGCGAGGAGCAGGAAGCCGTCCGGCAGCTCGCCGAGGACTTCGTCGCACGGGAGATCACCCCGCATGTCGTCGAGTGGGACCGTGCCGAAAGTGTCGACAAATCGATCGTGAAGAAGCTTGGCGCCCTGGGCTTCCTGGGGCTGACCATTCCCGAGGAGTACGGCGGTTCCGGCGGCGACCACCTCGCGTACTGCCTGGTCACCGAAGAGCTCGGGCGCGGGGACTCCTCCGTGCGCGGCATCGTGTCCGTATCGCTCGGGCTCGTCGCCAAGACCATCGCGTCCTGGGGGAGCGAGGAGCAGAAGCGGCGGTGGCTGCCGCCCCTCACCGCGGGCGACGCCGTGGGCTGCTTCGGCCTCACCGAACCGGGCACGGGCTCCGACGCCGGCAACCTCACCACCCGTGCCGTGCGCGACGTAGGGGGCACCTCACGCTCGAGCGAGGCCGGGAGTGGGGGAGAGTACGTGCTCAACGGCACCAAGATGTTCATCACCAACGGCACCTGGGCCGACGTGGTCCTGCTCTTCGCCCGCACCGGCGACGCCCCGGGGCACCGGGGGATCTCCGCGTTCCTGGTGCCGGCCGACTCCCCGGGTCTGACCCGGCGTACGGTCCACGGCAAACTCGGGCTGCGCGGCCAGGCCACCGCCGAACTGGTCCTGGAGGACGTCCGCGTCCCCGCCTCGGCCATGTTGGGCCCCGAGGGGAAGGGCTTCTCCGTCGCCATGTCCGCCCTCGCCAAGGGGCGGATGTCCGTCGCGGCCGGCTGCGTCGGGATCGCCCAGGCCGCACTGGACGCGGCGGTGCGCTACGCGGGCGAACGCGAGCAGTTCGGCAAGCCCATCGCCAGCTACCAACTGGTCCAGGAGCTCATCAGCGACATCTCCGTGGACGTCGACGCCGCCCGGATGCTGACCTGGCGCGTGGCCGACCTCGTCGACCGGGGGCAGGACTTCGCCACCGCGGCGTCGACGGCCAAGCTCTTCGCCTCCGAAGCCGCGGTGCGCGCCGCCAACAACGCGCTCCAGGTCTTCGGCGGCTACGGCTACATCGACGAGTACCCCGTCGGCAAGCTCGTCAGGGACGCCCGCGTGATGACCCTGTACGAGGGCACCAGCCAGATCCAGAAGCTCATCATCGGCCGCGCCCTGACGGGCGTCTCCGCCTTCTGA
- a CDS encoding YiaA/YiaB family inner membrane protein, with amino-acid sequence MSETTSVKQQNTAAFYGQAVLSFGVAIGAVALGIFFLDADAWVRAFLAIGVLYLVTSCFTLAKVIRDRQEAGQIVSRVDQARLEKILAEHDPFQKL; translated from the coding sequence ATGAGTGAGACAACATCGGTCAAGCAGCAGAACACCGCCGCCTTCTACGGCCAGGCCGTCCTCTCCTTCGGCGTGGCGATCGGGGCCGTGGCCCTCGGCATCTTCTTCCTCGACGCCGACGCCTGGGTGCGGGCCTTCCTCGCCATCGGCGTCCTCTATCTCGTCACCTCGTGCTTCACCCTCGCCAAGGTCATCAGGGACCGGCAGGAGGCGGGCCAGATCGTGAGCAGGGTCGACCAGGCCCGGCTGGAGAAGATCCTCGCCGAGCACGATCCCTTCCAGAAGCTCTGA
- a CDS encoding TetR/AcrR family transcriptional regulator, whose protein sequence is MSTAEETDGENTPWSEVTPEAARRLLVAAVEAFAERGYHATTTRDIAGRAGMSPAALYIHYKTKEELLHRISRIGHDRALLLLETAAGSGGTASERLADAVRSFVSWHAERHTTARVVQYELEALAEEHRTEIVALRRRTDAVVRRIIGEGVEAGEFDVPDVPGTTLAVLSLCIDVARWFNAQGSRTPEEVGTLYADLVLRMVGAQK, encoded by the coding sequence ATGAGCACGGCGGAGGAGACCGACGGCGAGAACACGCCGTGGAGCGAGGTCACGCCCGAGGCGGCCAGGCGGCTGCTCGTCGCGGCCGTCGAGGCGTTCGCCGAACGTGGCTACCACGCGACCACCACCCGGGACATCGCCGGCCGTGCGGGGATGAGCCCGGCCGCTCTCTACATCCACTACAAGACGAAGGAAGAGCTGCTCCACCGGATCAGCCGGATCGGCCACGACCGGGCGCTGCTCCTCCTGGAGACGGCCGCCGGCAGCGGTGGCACCGCGTCCGAGCGGCTCGCCGACGCGGTGCGGTCCTTCGTCAGCTGGCACGCCGAGCGGCACACCACGGCGCGCGTGGTGCAGTACGAGCTGGAGGCCCTGGCCGAGGAGCACCGCACGGAGATCGTCGCCCTGCGCCGCAGGACCGACGCCGTGGTGCGCCGCATCATCGGCGAGGGCGTCGAGGCCGGCGAGTTCGACGTCCCCGACGTGCCGGGCACCACGCTGGCCGTGCTCTCTCTCTGCATCGACGTCGCGCGCTGGTTCAACGCGCAGGGCAGCCGGACCCCCGAGGAGGTCGGCACGCTCTACGCGGACCTCGTCCTGCGGATGGTGGGCGCCCAGAAGTGA
- a CDS encoding MaoC family dehydratase, with translation MAEPKIFTSAQELRDGVGQELGHSDWLEIEQKRIDQFAEATGDHQWIHVDPERAAAGPFGTTIAHGYLTLSLLPVLVPQILQVDGAKMGINYGTNKVRFPSTVPVGSRLRATAVLKSVEEAGGGVQVTALVTIEREGGDKPACVAESVSRYYF, from the coding sequence ATGGCAGAGCCGAAGATCTTCACGTCCGCTCAGGAGTTGCGGGACGGAGTGGGCCAGGAACTCGGTCACAGCGACTGGCTGGAGATCGAGCAGAAGCGGATCGACCAGTTCGCCGAGGCCACGGGTGACCACCAGTGGATCCACGTGGACCCTGAACGCGCCGCGGCCGGCCCCTTCGGCACGACGATCGCGCACGGTTACCTGACGCTGTCGCTGCTGCCGGTCCTCGTCCCGCAGATCCTGCAGGTGGACGGCGCGAAGATGGGCATCAACTACGGGACCAACAAGGTCCGCTTCCCCTCGACCGTCCCCGTCGGTTCGCGGCTGCGCGCCACGGCGGTGCTCAAGAGCGTCGAGGAGGCGGGTGGCGGCGTCCAGGTGACCGCCCTCGTCACCATCGAACGCGAAGGCGGCGACAAGCCCGCCTGTGTCGCGGAGTCCGTGTCGCGCTACTACTTCTGA
- the soxR gene encoding redox-sensitive transcriptional activator SoxR yields the protein MPQIPQTYQELTVGQLSARSGAAVSALHFYESKGLISSSRTSGNQRRYTRDALRRVAFVRAAQRVGIPLATIRDALAELPEERTPNREDWARLSRAWRSELDERIKQLGRLRDHLTDCIGCGCLSLETCVLSNPDDVFGDRLTGSRLMPERGTAKRP from the coding sequence GTGCCACAGATCCCGCAGACCTACCAAGAACTCACCGTCGGCCAGCTCTCCGCCCGGAGTGGTGCCGCGGTGTCCGCCCTGCACTTCTACGAGTCCAAGGGCCTGATCAGCAGCAGTCGCACCAGCGGCAACCAGCGCCGTTACACCAGGGACGCGCTGCGCCGGGTGGCGTTCGTCCGCGCGGCCCAGCGGGTGGGCATCCCGCTGGCCACCATCAGGGACGCGCTGGCCGAACTGCCCGAGGAGCGCACGCCGAACCGCGAGGACTGGGCGCGGCTCTCCCGGGCGTGGCGCTCGGAGCTCGACGAGCGCATCAAACAACTGGGGCGGCTGCGCGACCACCTCACCGACTGCATCGGCTGCGGATGCCTGTCGCTGGAGACCTGCGTGCTGTCCAACCCCGACGACGTGTTCGGCGACCGCCTGACCGGATCGCGTCTCATGCCGGAAAGGGGCACGGCGAAGCGCCCCTGA
- a CDS encoding penicillin acylase family protein gives MPPRTRTLGAAAVAAVLALGTSLLASAPVAGAAQPKPLAVTDHCANQCADILPPGENGNATLVEILGNKAFGTHPAHSDDQLDRYNGLVAGHTGLTDQKLTDFFNDASFGVAANQVESVISPREDVTITRDRKSGVPHIKGTTRYGTEFGAGFAAGQDRLWLMDLFRHIGRGELTSFAGGALANQGLEQQFWPQAPYTEADLEAQVERIRTTEGALGEQAMADAQAYVDGINAYRVKSKNGRYFPGEYVLTGKIDSITNIGEIQPFKLTDLISIASVVGGQFGGGGGGEVQAALSLLAAQQKYGVEEGTRVWESFRQRNDPEAVLTVHDGTSFPYAGKPDNARGTALPDPGSVTPEPLIHDRTGSAGSNRKAPVDAPASLKPLQGVFDDGVIPEGSLPGSGDGAQKRGMSNALLVSGRHTASGNPIAVMGPQTGYFAPQLMMLQELQGPGISARGVSFAGVGMYIQMGRGQDYAWSATSAAQDITDTYAVELCEPDGSTPTKDSTHYRFRGSCAAMEKLERSNSWKPTVADSTAKGSYRMQVWRTDYGIVTHRATIGGKPVAYTSLRTTYRHEADSIIGFQLLNDPAYVTDAASFQQAASHIDYAFNWFYADSRTAAYYNSGMNPVRATGVDAALPVKAEQAYEWRGYDPAANTTDYTPFAEHPQSSGQDYYISWNNRQAKDYSTAAFGFGAVHRGDLLDDRVSALVEAGGVTRASLTRAMAEAALTDLRGEQLLPELLKVLRSQPVTDPALNTAVQQLDSWRAAGSQRKETGPGSHTYTHADAVRIMDAWWPKLVEAEFRQGLGDGLYTALTASLATDESPAASHGPSGAHSGSAFQYGWWGFADKDLRQVLGQTVKGPLAKTYCGGGDLGACRTALLSTLKDALAVPATTVYPGDDSCKAGEQWCTDSIVHRPLGGISQKSIHWQNRPTYQQVVEFPSHR, from the coding sequence ATGCCCCCACGCACCCGCACGCTCGGAGCCGCCGCAGTCGCGGCCGTTCTCGCTCTCGGAACGTCCCTGCTCGCCTCGGCTCCCGTCGCCGGAGCGGCACAACCGAAACCCCTCGCCGTCACCGACCACTGCGCGAACCAGTGCGCGGACATCCTGCCGCCCGGCGAGAACGGCAACGCGACCCTCGTCGAGATCCTCGGCAACAAGGCGTTCGGCACCCATCCCGCGCACAGCGACGACCAGCTCGACCGCTACAACGGTCTGGTCGCGGGCCACACCGGCCTCACCGACCAGAAACTGACCGACTTCTTCAACGACGCCTCCTTCGGTGTCGCCGCGAACCAGGTGGAATCCGTCATCTCGCCGCGCGAGGACGTCACCATCACCCGCGACAGGAAGAGCGGCGTGCCGCACATCAAGGGCACCACCCGCTACGGCACCGAGTTCGGCGCGGGGTTCGCCGCAGGGCAGGACCGGCTGTGGCTCATGGACCTCTTCCGGCACATCGGGCGCGGCGAGCTGACCTCGTTCGCCGGCGGAGCCCTGGCCAACCAGGGCCTCGAGCAGCAGTTCTGGCCGCAGGCCCCGTACACCGAAGCGGATCTCGAAGCCCAGGTCGAGCGCATCAGGACCACCGAGGGCGCGCTCGGCGAGCAGGCGATGGCCGACGCGCAGGCCTACGTCGACGGCATCAACGCCTACCGGGTCAAGTCGAAGAACGGCCGCTACTTCCCCGGTGAGTACGTCCTCACCGGCAAGATCGACTCGATCACGAACATCGGCGAGATCCAGCCGTTCAAGCTGACCGACCTGATCTCGATCGCCTCCGTCGTCGGAGGACAGTTCGGCGGGGGAGGGGGCGGCGAGGTCCAGGCAGCGCTCTCGCTGCTCGCCGCCCAGCAGAAGTACGGCGTCGAGGAGGGCACCCGGGTCTGGGAGTCCTTCCGCCAGCGCAACGACCCCGAGGCCGTCCTCACCGTGCACGACGGCACCTCGTTCCCGTACGCGGGCAAACCCGACAACGCCCGCGGCACCGCGCTGCCCGACCCGGGCTCCGTCACCCCCGAACCCCTCATCCACGACCGCACCGGATCGGCGGGCAGCAACCGGAAGGCACCCGTCGACGCGCCGGCCTCGCTGAAACCGCTGCAGGGCGTGTTCGACGACGGCGTGATACCCGAGGGGTCGCTCCCCGGATCCGGCGACGGTGCCCAGAAGCGGGGCATGTCCAACGCACTCCTGGTGTCCGGCAGACACACCGCGAGCGGCAACCCGATCGCCGTCATGGGCCCCCAGACCGGCTACTTCGCCCCGCAGCTGATGATGCTGCAGGAGCTCCAGGGGCCGGGCATCAGCGCCCGGGGCGTCTCCTTCGCCGGTGTCGGCATGTACATCCAGATGGGCCGGGGCCAGGACTACGCCTGGAGCGCCACCTCCGCCGCCCAGGACATCACCGACACCTACGCCGTCGAACTCTGCGAACCCGACGGCTCCACACCCACCAAGGACTCCACGCACTACCGCTTCCGGGGCTCCTGCGCGGCGATGGAGAAGCTCGAACGCAGCAACTCCTGGAAGCCCACCGTCGCCGACTCCACCGCCAAGGGCTCCTACCGGATGCAGGTGTGGCGCACCGACTACGGCATCGTCACCCACCGTGCCACGATCGGCGGCAAGCCCGTCGCCTACACCTCGCTGCGCACCACCTACCGCCACGAGGCCGACTCGATCATCGGCTTCCAGCTGCTCAACGACCCGGCCTACGTGACGGACGCGGCCTCCTTCCAGCAGGCGGCGAGTCACATCGACTACGCCTTCAACTGGTTCTACGCGGACTCGCGCACGGCGGCGTACTACAACAGCGGCATGAACCCGGTGCGCGCGACCGGCGTCGACGCCGCTCTGCCGGTCAAGGCCGAGCAGGCGTACGAGTGGCGGGGCTACGACCCGGCGGCCAACACCACCGACTACACCCCGTTCGCCGAACACCCGCAGTCCAGCGGCCAGGACTACTACATCTCGTGGAACAACCGGCAGGCCAAGGACTACTCCACGGCGGCGTTCGGATTCGGCGCCGTGCACCGGGGTGACCTCCTCGACGACCGGGTGTCCGCCCTGGTGGAGGCCGGCGGCGTGACCCGCGCCTCCCTCACCCGCGCCATGGCGGAAGCGGCACTCACCGACCTGCGCGGCGAACAGCTGCTGCCCGAGCTCCTGAAGGTCCTGCGTTCCCAGCCGGTCACCGACCCGGCGCTCAACACGGCGGTGCAGCAGCTGGACTCGTGGCGGGCCGCCGGCTCCCAGCGCAAGGAGACCGGCCCCGGATCGCACACGTACACGCACGCCGACGCGGTACGGATCATGGACGCCTGGTGGCCGAAGCTGGTCGAGGCGGAGTTCCGTCAGGGGCTCGGCGACGGCCTCTACACCGCGCTCACCGCGAGCCTGGCCACGGACGAGTCCCCGGCCGCGAGCCACGGCCCGAGCGGTGCGCACAGCGGTTCCGCGTTCCAGTACGGCTGGTGGGGCTTCGCGGACAAGGACCTGCGCCAGGTCCTCGGGCAGACCGTCAAGGGACCGCTGGCGAAGACGTACTGCGGTGGCGGCGACCTCGGCGCCTGCCGCACCGCGCTGCTCAGCACCCTGAAGGACGCGCTGGCCGTGCCCGCGACCACGGTCTACCCGGGGGACGACAGCTGCAAGGCCGGTGAGCAGTGGTGCACCGACTCGATCGTGCACCGTCCGCTGGGCGGGATCTCGCAGAAGTCGATCCACTGGCAGAACCGGCCGACCTATCAGCAGGTCGTGGAGTTCCCCTCCCACCGCTGA